A portion of the Anoxybacillus gonensis genome contains these proteins:
- a CDS encoding xylose ABC transporter ATP-binding protein — protein sequence MPDPYFQHDTTGVKRMYALEMMNITKEFPGVKALDRVSFKVKKGEIHALCGENGAGKSTLMKVLSGLYPAGTYDGEIRIDGKPVSFRNIVDAERAGIAIIHQELALVKEMTVGENIFLGREPRKFGVIQWDQLYYEAETWLKKVGLTISPRTKIHSLGIGQQQLVEIAKALAKQANILILDEPTAALTESEVEILMGILEQLRAQGVACIYISHKMPEVFRLADSITVLRDGKSIATLSRAETNEDEVVALMVGRELTERYPYVKKTPRHVVLEVKNYSVWHKEKPMKVNDGIHMTVRAGEIVGIAGLMGAGRTELAMSLFGAYEGKAEGEVWMEGKQVHIRSVQDAIRSGIALVTEDRKRLGLVLGMDVKTNTTLASLKNISRLQVINQNEELKWSQKYVDELKTKTASLETAVGTLSGGNQQKVVLAKWLMAKPKLLILDEPTRGIDVGAKYEIYHLMNQLAEEGVAIMMISSELPEILGMSDRIYVMREGRIVKELSHDEATQENIMMAATGGE from the coding sequence TTGCCAGACCCTTATTTTCAACATGATACAACGGGAGTGAAACGAATGTATGCGTTAGAAATGATGAATATTACAAAAGAGTTTCCCGGTGTGAAAGCGCTTGACCGCGTTAGTTTCAAAGTGAAAAAGGGAGAAATTCATGCGCTTTGTGGCGAAAATGGTGCTGGAAAATCAACGTTGATGAAAGTGTTAAGTGGACTATATCCAGCTGGCACGTATGATGGTGAAATTCGTATTGATGGCAAACCGGTCTCGTTTCGAAATATTGTTGATGCTGAACGAGCGGGCATTGCGATCATCCACCAGGAGCTCGCACTCGTAAAAGAAATGACAGTTGGAGAAAACATTTTTTTAGGACGCGAACCACGTAAATTCGGTGTCATTCAATGGGATCAATTGTATTATGAAGCGGAAACATGGTTAAAGAAAGTCGGATTAACGATTTCTCCACGAACAAAAATCCATTCACTTGGCATAGGTCAACAGCAATTAGTTGAAATCGCAAAGGCGCTCGCAAAACAAGCAAACATTTTAATTTTAGATGAACCTACGGCAGCTTTAACCGAAAGTGAAGTTGAAATTTTAATGGGTATTTTAGAACAGCTGCGGGCACAAGGAGTTGCGTGTATTTATATTTCTCATAAAATGCCAGAAGTATTTCGATTAGCAGATTCGATCACCGTATTGCGCGACGGAAAATCCATTGCGACACTTTCACGCGCAGAAACGAATGAAGATGAAGTTGTTGCGCTCATGGTTGGACGCGAATTGACAGAGCGTTATCCGTACGTCAAAAAAACGCCCCGTCATGTCGTATTAGAAGTGAAAAACTATTCCGTTTGGCATAAAGAAAAACCGATGAAAGTTAACGACGGTATTCATATGACTGTTCGTGCTGGGGAAATTGTCGGCATTGCTGGCTTGATGGGAGCCGGGCGAACGGAACTAGCGATGAGCTTGTTCGGTGCATACGAAGGAAAAGCTGAAGGAGAAGTATGGATGGAAGGAAAGCAAGTGCACATTCGCTCTGTGCAAGACGCCATTCGCTCAGGCATTGCACTTGTCACAGAAGATCGAAAAAGGTTAGGTCTTGTACTCGGAATGGATGTTAAAACAAACACGACACTAGCAAGTTTAAAAAACATTAGCCGTTTGCAAGTCATTAATCAAAATGAAGAATTAAAGTGGAGTCAAAAGTATGTCGATGAACTAAAAACAAAAACAGCGTCTTTAGAAACAGCTGTTGGTACGCTATCTGGAGGAAATCAACAAAAAGTCGTATTAGCGAAATGGTTAATGGCGAAGCCAAAGCTTTTAATATTAGACGAGCCAACACGCGGCATTGATGTTGGTGCAAAATATGAGATTTATCATTTAATGAATCAATTAGCTGAAGAAGGCGTTGCCATCATGATGATTTCTTCTGAGCTTCCAGAAATTTTAGGGATGAGCGATCGCATTTATGTCATGCGTGAAGGACGAATCGTGAAAGAGTTATCACACGATGAAGCAACACAAGAAAATATTATGATGGCAGCGACAGGAGGGGAATGA
- the xylF gene encoding D-xylose ABC transporter substrate-binding protein yields the protein MKWWKHVAKGAATFVLASALTACGVVSSGNEGGSESSKKDDDKIVIGFSMDTLKEERWQRDKELFEAKVKELGAEVKTLAANGDDAAQLSQAEQLISEGVDVLVVVPHNAEASAAIVEKAHKEGIPVISYDRLIKNAEVDYYVSFDNVRVGEMQAQAIVEKAPKGNYVYIGGADTDNNAHLFRQGAMNVLKPLEEKGDIKIVYDQFSKDWKPEEALKNMENALTANNNNIQAVVAANDGTAGGVIQALAAQGLAGKVPVSGQDAELAALQRIVEGTQTMTVYKPIKAIATKAAEMAVALAKGEKIETNQTVSNGKIDVPSVLLDPIAVTKDNVLDTVIKDGYHKLEDVFKNVPKDQWPKQ from the coding sequence GTGAAATGGTGGAAACATGTCGCGAAAGGGGCGGCAACATTTGTTTTAGCTTCCGCATTAACAGCGTGCGGGGTTGTATCTTCAGGAAACGAAGGGGGAAGCGAATCGTCGAAAAAAGACGATGACAAAATTGTGATCGGTTTCTCGATGGACACGTTGAAAGAAGAACGTTGGCAACGGGATAAAGAATTGTTTGAGGCAAAAGTGAAAGAGCTTGGAGCAGAGGTGAAAACATTAGCAGCAAACGGGGATGATGCTGCACAATTGAGCCAAGCCGAACAGCTCATTTCCGAAGGAGTCGATGTTCTCGTTGTTGTGCCTCATAACGCTGAAGCGTCAGCAGCAATCGTAGAAAAAGCGCATAAAGAAGGCATTCCGGTTATTTCTTATGACCGTTTAATTAAAAACGCTGAAGTAGATTATTATGTTTCGTTTGACAATGTGCGCGTCGGTGAAATGCAAGCACAAGCGATTGTAGAGAAAGCACCAAAAGGAAATTACGTTTACATCGGTGGAGCAGATACAGATAACAACGCCCATTTATTCCGCCAAGGAGCGATGAACGTATTAAAGCCACTTGAAGAAAAAGGCGACATTAAAATTGTTTACGATCAATTCTCAAAAGATTGGAAACCAGAAGAAGCGTTAAAAAATATGGAGAACGCATTAACAGCAAACAATAATAACATTCAAGCCGTTGTTGCAGCGAATGACGGAACAGCAGGTGGAGTCATTCAAGCATTAGCCGCTCAAGGATTGGCAGGAAAAGTACCTGTTTCTGGACAAGATGCTGAGTTGGCAGCACTCCAACGTATCGTTGAAGGTACTCAAACGATGACAGTATATAAGCCAATTAAAGCTATTGCAACAAAAGCAGCGGAGATGGCTGTTGCTTTAGCGAAAGGCGAGAAAATCGAAACGAATCAAACTGTATCAAACGGCAAAATTGATGTTCCATCTGTTTTACTTGATCCAATTGCGGTAACAAAAGACAACGTATTAGATACAGTCATTAAAGATGGATATCACAAATTAGAGGATGTATTCAAAAACGTACCGAAAGATCAATGGCCAAAACAATGA
- a CDS encoding helix-turn-helix domain-containing protein has translation MYKLLIADDEPLEREGLQLMIERAFPQTFTIFHAEHGRSAIQQVEHHRPHIIFMDIKMPGIQGLEAIAEIRKMDAQAKIVILTAYDYFTYAKEAISLGVIEYVLKPAKKQQIIELLQKLLHQITEEQAMREQQLTAREKLVQLQALSETAWTWLLMGKMDECSAHTFTGMEFEKGYAMVIELEKSDASEREKWEEIVKQCIKQQRHCLCSPLSQRQMAIFIEAEQHERIISFAQSLLKQLEKALQQRVKIGIGTIRSGVDGLKRSYKEAWTAVRYVSSFSRAIHIDDVPITDEVEQIHIKTNGNVIEQVEMFLHENYCYDVTLEEVAKYVHLTPYYFSKLFKKETGQTFIDYLTHLRIEKAKQLMRDEGLTVKEACYRVGYKDPNYFSRVFKKVTNMTPTEYRQEVCERL, from the coding sequence ATGTACAAGCTACTTATTGCTGATGATGAGCCGCTAGAGCGTGAAGGGTTGCAATTGATGATTGAACGCGCATTTCCACAGACGTTTACTATTTTTCATGCTGAACATGGTCGAAGTGCCATTCAGCAAGTGGAACACCATCGTCCGCATATCATTTTTATGGATATTAAAATGCCGGGCATTCAAGGATTAGAAGCGATTGCGGAAATACGCAAAATGGATGCGCAAGCGAAAATTGTCATTTTAACAGCATACGATTACTTTACATATGCGAAAGAAGCAATTTCTTTAGGTGTTATCGAATACGTGTTAAAACCGGCTAAAAAGCAACAAATCATCGAGCTGTTGCAAAAATTGTTACATCAAATTACGGAAGAACAAGCGATGCGTGAACAGCAATTGACAGCTCGTGAAAAACTCGTTCAGCTGCAAGCGCTAAGTGAGACAGCTTGGACATGGTTGTTAATGGGGAAAATGGATGAATGTTCTGCCCATACATTTACCGGCATGGAATTTGAAAAGGGGTATGCAATGGTTATTGAATTAGAAAAAAGTGATGCGTCTGAGCGTGAAAAGTGGGAAGAAATAGTGAAACAATGTATAAAACAACAGCGACATTGTTTATGCAGCCCGCTTAGCCAAAGGCAAATGGCTATTTTTATTGAGGCTGAACAACATGAACGGATCATTTCTTTCGCTCAATCGTTGTTAAAACAGCTCGAGAAAGCGTTGCAACAGCGCGTAAAGATAGGGATTGGTACGATTCGCTCGGGAGTAGATGGTCTGAAACGTTCATATAAAGAGGCGTGGACCGCGGTACGCTATGTATCATCATTTAGTCGAGCGATACATATTGATGATGTTCCGATCACGGACGAAGTGGAACAAATTCATATAAAGACAAATGGCAACGTCATTGAGCAAGTCGAAATGTTTTTGCACGAAAACTATTGCTATGATGTCACGCTTGAAGAGGTAGCAAAATACGTCCATTTAACACCGTATTATTTCAGCAAACTATTTAAAAAAGAAACAGGTCAAACGTTCATCGACTACTTAACACATTTGCGCATTGAAAAAGCGAAACAGTTGATGCGTGATGAAGGATTAACGGTGAAAGAAGCATGTTATCGCGTTGGATATAAAGATCCGAACTATTTTAGTCGTGTGTTTAAAAAAGTGACAAATATGACACCGACAGAATATCGACAAGAAGTGTGCGAGCGTCTATAA
- a CDS encoding sensor histidine kinase: MKIRTKLFVFIPLLVLLLNCIAFFIFQSGKKVQESYDVMMQRIFLYKQISLETQENVRFLSSYLIHQDEYNYEQLIEHKRQLEKLQRELNVRQLEGNNAFTLENYKNMVYVFLNLEQTIIHKLTKQQFTGYADQYNEIEKIASFIREDSQALVDVELSLYQPVYKQMLQHTARMNELGGMLFILTTILSIVFAIWLSRTIVIPIHHLVHAAKNISAGQLDTRIPRFDGHDEIGLLGKTFQHMIENLRILISKNMEILEKEKLVRELELKALQSQINPHFLFNTLNVISKLAYIEGAEKTSELTVSTSNLLRYNLRKLDQPVTLREEVEHAKEYFAIQKARFRDRVTFQLEIDESCLDQPIPCLTLQPLIENAFIHGIEGMEEGANIRLIIEEKRNCIQVTIADNGVGMPYDVQRAIMNASYSFTKTGHSTGLGLENVLRRLQLFYGVEKIIDIKSAPNEGTAIILRLPRRESDVQATYC, translated from the coding sequence ATGAAAATCCGGACGAAATTATTTGTTTTTATTCCACTTCTCGTTCTTTTATTGAATTGTATCGCGTTTTTTATTTTTCAAAGTGGAAAAAAGGTACAAGAAAGTTACGATGTCATGATGCAGCGCATTTTTTTATATAAACAAATTTCGCTTGAAACACAAGAAAATGTGCGTTTTTTAAGCAGTTATTTAATTCATCAAGATGAATATAATTATGAACAGCTTATTGAACATAAAAGGCAACTAGAAAAGCTGCAACGTGAATTAAATGTAAGACAGTTAGAAGGAAACAATGCGTTTACGCTTGAAAACTATAAAAATATGGTTTATGTTTTTCTCAATTTAGAACAAACAATTATTCATAAATTAACAAAGCAACAATTCACAGGATATGCCGATCAATATAACGAAATTGAAAAAATTGCTTCATTTATTCGCGAAGATAGTCAAGCGCTCGTTGATGTTGAACTAAGCTTATATCAACCGGTGTATAAGCAGATGTTACAACATACAGCACGAATGAATGAATTAGGCGGGATGCTGTTTATTTTAACAACGATTTTAAGCATCGTATTTGCAATATGGTTATCACGAACGATCGTCATTCCAATTCATCATCTTGTTCATGCGGCGAAAAACATCTCAGCGGGTCAACTGGACACGCGAATCCCCCGCTTTGATGGACATGATGAAATTGGTTTGCTCGGTAAAACATTTCAACATATGATTGAAAATTTGCGCATATTAATCTCTAAAAATATGGAAATATTAGAAAAAGAAAAACTTGTTCGTGAATTAGAGCTAAAAGCGCTCCAAAGTCAAATTAATCCTCACTTTTTATTTAATACGCTAAACGTCATTTCAAAACTTGCTTATATCGAAGGGGCAGAAAAGACAAGCGAACTCACCGTATCCACGTCGAACTTGTTGCGATACAACTTACGAAAGCTCGATCAGCCTGTTACGTTACGTGAAGAAGTAGAGCATGCAAAGGAGTATTTCGCTATTCAAAAAGCCCGTTTTCGCGATCGTGTGACGTTTCAACTTGAAATAGATGAGTCATGTTTAGACCAGCCGATCCCTTGTTTAACGTTGCAACCACTGATTGAAAACGCTTTTATTCATGGTATTGAAGGAATGGAAGAAGGAGCAAACATTCGATTAATCATCGAAGAAAAAAGAAATTGCATTCAAGTAACCATCGCCGATAACGGTGTAGGAATGCCATATGACGTGCAACGAGCAATTATGAACGCATCATATTCATTCACAAAAACAGGTCATTCCACTGGACTTGGATTAGAAAACGTGCTACGACGTCTGCAGCTTTTTTATGGAGTAGAGAAAATAATTGATATAAAAAGCGCACCAAACGAAGGTACAGCCATTATTTTACGACTGCCGAGGAGGGAGAGCGATGTACAAGCTACTTATTGCTGA
- a CDS encoding sugar-binding protein, whose product MAQKKWTISLIVLLVLFLYVFFHFITVTKQLEKTVAKLQHGQKAASHLPHIILISQEFDNPYWRKIEQGAKEAGKQNNVNIEYIGPLRTSIDEQVKLLEKAIASRVDGIIVQNLKDEAFTPLIDKAISRNIPVMTIDADAPKSRRIAYVGTNNFEAGQLLGKAVVSRVDGERAVGVIIGTDTSENQRLRLQGFLSVIAEHPRLQVVSVTSSNISRIQASIQAEQMLRKHPNISVMVGTSALDAIGIRMAVKNLHRENIQIFGFDDVEETMEAIKEGDIVATVVQKPYDMGYSAVKLMVDHLSGKQIDKEHFTAIEVIDRQNVQQGRNK is encoded by the coding sequence TTCACTTTATCACCGTCACAAAGCAGCTTGAAAAAACGGTAGCGAAGTTGCAACATGGACAAAAAGCAGCGTCGCATCTCCCACATATTATTCTAATATCTCAAGAGTTCGATAACCCGTATTGGCGGAAAATTGAACAAGGGGCAAAGGAAGCGGGGAAGCAAAATAATGTCAATATTGAATACATTGGCCCTCTCCGAACAAGCATTGATGAACAAGTGAAATTGCTAGAAAAAGCGATTGCCTCTCGGGTAGATGGCATCATTGTTCAAAATTTAAAAGACGAGGCATTTACACCGCTTATTGACAAAGCTATTTCTCGCAATATCCCTGTGATGACAATTGATGCTGACGCCCCGAAAAGCCGGCGCATCGCTTATGTTGGAACAAATAATTTTGAAGCAGGACAGCTGCTTGGAAAGGCAGTTGTTTCTCGCGTAGACGGAGAGCGAGCGGTTGGAGTAATCATTGGAACCGATACATCAGAAAACCAACGCCTACGTTTGCAAGGGTTTTTATCTGTTATTGCTGAGCATCCGCGCTTACAAGTTGTTTCCGTTACATCATCGAACATTTCTCGCATTCAAGCCTCGATTCAAGCGGAACAAATGTTGCGAAAACATCCGAATATTTCTGTTATGGTCGGCACGAGTGCGCTCGATGCGATTGGAATTCGAATGGCGGTAAAAAACTTACATCGTGAAAACATCCAAATTTTCGGTTTTGACGATGTGGAAGAAACAATGGAAGCGATTAAAGAAGGGGACATTGTGGCTACGGTCGTCCAAAAACCTTACGATATGGGATATTCCGCAGTCAAATTAATGGTTGACCATCTTTCTGGCAAACAAATTGATAAAGAACATTTTACAGCGATTGAAGTCATCGACCGTCAAAACGTTCAGCAGGGGAGAAACAAATGA